Proteins encoded together in one Panthera uncia isolate 11264 chromosome A2, Puncia_PCG_1.0, whole genome shotgun sequence window:
- the PSPN gene encoding persephin produces the protein MATGRVLLCSLLLLSLQPGLGRGPGARGGSGGGGRATRDPEATAGQTLLAVSCPLSPAGARLRRALAGPCQLWSLPLPVAELGLGYASEETVIFRYCAGSCPRGARTQHGLTLARLRGQGRAHGGPCCQPTRYTDVAFLDDRHRWQRLPQLSAAACSCGG, from the exons ATGGCCACAGGAAGAGTCCTACTCTGCTCTCTGCTGCTCCTGTCGCTGCAGCCGGGCCTCGGCAGGGGCCCTGGTGCTCGGGGGGGCTCCGGTGGTGGAGGAAGAGCCACGAGGGACCCTGAGGCCACAGCTGG TCAGACCCTGCTCGCTGTCAGCTGCCCCTTGTCCCCTGCAGGTGCCCGCCTGCGCAGAGCCCTGGCCGGCCCGTGCCAGCTGTGGAGCCTGCCCCTACCTGTGGCCGAGCTGGGTCTGGGCTACGCTTCGGAGGAGACGGTCATCTTCCGCTACTGTGCAGGCAGCTGCCCCCGCGGTGCCCGCACCCAGCACGGCCTGACGCTGGCCCGGCTGCggggccagggcagagcccacggCGGGCCCTGCTGCCAGCCCACCCGCTACACCGACGTGGCCTTTCTCGATGACCGCCACCGCTGGCAGCGGCTGCCCCAGCTCTCGGCGGCTGCCTGCAGCTGCGGCGGCTAA
- the GTF2F1 gene encoding general transcription factor IIF subunit 1 isoform X1, with protein sequence MAALGPGSQNVTEYVVRVPKNTTKKYNIMAFNAADKVNFATWNQARLERDLSNKKIYQEEEMPESGAGSEFNRKLREEARRKKYGIVLKEFRPEDQPWLLRVNGKSGRKFKGIKKGGVTENTSYYIFTQCPDGAFEAFPVHNWYNFTPLARHRTLTAEEAEEEWERRNKVLNHFSIMQQRRLKDQDQDEEDEEKEKRSRKKASELRIHDLEDDLEMSSDDSEASGEEGGRAPKAKKKAPPAKGGRKKKKKKGSDDEAFEDSDDGDFEGQEVDYMSDGSSSSQDEPEGKPKVTQQEEGPKGVDEQSESSEESEEEKPPEEDKEEEEEKKAPTPQEKKRRKDSSDESDSSEESDIDSEASSALFMAKKKTPPKRERRPSGGSSRGNSRPGTPSAETGSTSSTLRAAATKLEQGKRTNETPVAKRLRLDAGPQSLSGKSTPQPQSGKSTPSSGDVQVTEDAVRRYLTRKPMTTKDLLKKFQTKKTGLSSEQTVNVLAQILKRLNPERKMISDKMHFSLKE encoded by the exons ATGGCGGCCCTC GGTCCCGGCAGCCAGAACGTCACCGAGTATGTCGTTCGCGTTCCCAA AAACACAACTAAAAAATACAACATCATGGCCTTCAATGCAGCGGATAAAGTCAACTTCGCCACCTGGAATCAG GCCCGGCTGGAGCGAGACCTGAGCAACAAGAAGATTTACCAGGAGGAGGAGATGCCCGAGTCGGGTGCGGGCAGCGAGTTCAACCGCAAGCTTCGCGAGGAGGCTCGGAGGAAGAAGTACGGCATCGTCCTCAAGGAGTTCCGGCCCGAGGACCAGCCGTGGCTGCTTCGCGTCAACGGCAAGTCGGGCAGAAA GTTCAAGGGCATCAAGAAGGGAGGTGTGACGGAGAACACGTCCTACTATATCTTCACCCAGTGCCCCGATGGGGCCTTTGAGGCCTTCCCTGTGCACAACTGGTATAACTTCACGCCGCTGGCCCGGCATCGCACGCTCACTGCCGAGGAGGCCGAGGAGGAGTGGGAAAG GAGAAACAAAGTCCTGAACCACTTCAGCATCATGCAGCAACGGCGGCTCAAGGACCAGGACCAGGATGAGGAAGACGAGGAGAAGGAGAAACGCAGCCGCAAGAAGGCCAGTGAGCTGCGCATCCATGACCTGGAGGATGACCTGGAGATGTCGTCTGACGACAGCGAGGCCAGCGGCGAGGAGG GTGGCAGAGCTCCCAAGGCCAAGAAGAAGGCACCGCCGGccaagggaggcaggaagaagaagaagaagaaggggtcCGACGACGAGGCCTTCGAAGACAGCGACGACGGGGACTTTGAGGGCCAGGAAGTGGACTACATGTCCGACGGCTCAAG CAGCTCCCAGGATGAGCCGGAGGGcaagcccaaggtcacccagcaggaGGAGGGCCCCAAGGGCGTAGATGAGCAGAGTGAGAGCAGCgaggagagtgaggaggagaAGCCGCCcgaggaggacaaggaggaggaggaggagaagaaggcgCCCACGCCTCAGGAGAAGAAGCGCAGGAAAG ACAGCAGCGACGAGTCGGACAGCTCAGAGGAGAGCGACATCGACAGCGAGGCGTCCTCGGCCCTCTTCATGGCG AAGAAGAAGACGCCCCCCAAGAGGGAGCGGAGGCCGTCGGGAGGCAGCTCTCGGGGGAACAGCCGGCCGGGCACGCCCAGCGCGGAGACCGGCAGCACCTCTTCCACCCTGCGGGCCGCCGCCACCAAGCTGGAGCAGG gCAAGCGAACGAATGAGACGCCGGTGGCCAAGCGGTTGCGGCTGGACGCCGGGCCCCAGAGCCTGTCCGGGAAGTCGACCCCTCAGCCCCAGTCCGGGAAGTCGACCCCCAGCAGCGG CGACGTGCAGGTGACCGAGGACGCAGTGCGCCGCTATCTGACTCGGAAGCCCATGACCACCAAGGACCTGCTGAAGAAGTTCCAGACCAAGAAGACGGGGCTGAGCAGCGAGCAGACGGTGAACGTGCTCGCCCAGATCCTCAAGCGGCTCAACCCCGAGCGCAAGATGATCAGCGACAAGATGCACTTCTCCCTCAAGGAGTGA
- the GTF2F1 gene encoding general transcription factor IIF subunit 1 isoform X2 translates to MAALGPGSQNVTEYVVRVPKNTTKKYNIMAFNAADKVNFATWNQARLERDLSNKKIYQEEEMPESGAGSEFNRKLREEARRKKYGIVLKEFRPEDQPWLLRVNGKSGRKFKGIKKGGVTENTSYYIFTQCPDGAFEAFPVHNWYNFTPLARHRTLTAEEAEEEWERRNKVLNHFSIMQQRRLKDQDQDEEDEEKEKRSRKKASELRIHDLEDDLEMSSDDSEASGEEGGRAPKAKKKAPPAKGGRKKKKKKGSDDEAFEDSDDGDFEGQEVDYMSDGSSSQDEPEGKPKVTQQEEGPKGVDEQSESSEESEEEKPPEEDKEEEEEKKAPTPQEKKRRKDSSDESDSSEESDIDSEASSALFMAKKKTPPKRERRPSGGSSRGNSRPGTPSAETGSTSSTLRAAATKLEQGKRTNETPVAKRLRLDAGPQSLSGKSTPQPQSGKSTPSSGDVQVTEDAVRRYLTRKPMTTKDLLKKFQTKKTGLSSEQTVNVLAQILKRLNPERKMISDKMHFSLKE, encoded by the exons ATGGCGGCCCTC GGTCCCGGCAGCCAGAACGTCACCGAGTATGTCGTTCGCGTTCCCAA AAACACAACTAAAAAATACAACATCATGGCCTTCAATGCAGCGGATAAAGTCAACTTCGCCACCTGGAATCAG GCCCGGCTGGAGCGAGACCTGAGCAACAAGAAGATTTACCAGGAGGAGGAGATGCCCGAGTCGGGTGCGGGCAGCGAGTTCAACCGCAAGCTTCGCGAGGAGGCTCGGAGGAAGAAGTACGGCATCGTCCTCAAGGAGTTCCGGCCCGAGGACCAGCCGTGGCTGCTTCGCGTCAACGGCAAGTCGGGCAGAAA GTTCAAGGGCATCAAGAAGGGAGGTGTGACGGAGAACACGTCCTACTATATCTTCACCCAGTGCCCCGATGGGGCCTTTGAGGCCTTCCCTGTGCACAACTGGTATAACTTCACGCCGCTGGCCCGGCATCGCACGCTCACTGCCGAGGAGGCCGAGGAGGAGTGGGAAAG GAGAAACAAAGTCCTGAACCACTTCAGCATCATGCAGCAACGGCGGCTCAAGGACCAGGACCAGGATGAGGAAGACGAGGAGAAGGAGAAACGCAGCCGCAAGAAGGCCAGTGAGCTGCGCATCCATGACCTGGAGGATGACCTGGAGATGTCGTCTGACGACAGCGAGGCCAGCGGCGAGGAGG GTGGCAGAGCTCCCAAGGCCAAGAAGAAGGCACCGCCGGccaagggaggcaggaagaagaagaagaagaaggggtcCGACGACGAGGCCTTCGAAGACAGCGACGACGGGGACTTTGAGGGCCAGGAAGTGGACTACATGTCCGACGGCTCAAG CTCCCAGGATGAGCCGGAGGGcaagcccaaggtcacccagcaggaGGAGGGCCCCAAGGGCGTAGATGAGCAGAGTGAGAGCAGCgaggagagtgaggaggagaAGCCGCCcgaggaggacaaggaggaggaggaggagaagaaggcgCCCACGCCTCAGGAGAAGAAGCGCAGGAAAG ACAGCAGCGACGAGTCGGACAGCTCAGAGGAGAGCGACATCGACAGCGAGGCGTCCTCGGCCCTCTTCATGGCG AAGAAGAAGACGCCCCCCAAGAGGGAGCGGAGGCCGTCGGGAGGCAGCTCTCGGGGGAACAGCCGGCCGGGCACGCCCAGCGCGGAGACCGGCAGCACCTCTTCCACCCTGCGGGCCGCCGCCACCAAGCTGGAGCAGG gCAAGCGAACGAATGAGACGCCGGTGGCCAAGCGGTTGCGGCTGGACGCCGGGCCCCAGAGCCTGTCCGGGAAGTCGACCCCTCAGCCCCAGTCCGGGAAGTCGACCCCCAGCAGCGG CGACGTGCAGGTGACCGAGGACGCAGTGCGCCGCTATCTGACTCGGAAGCCCATGACCACCAAGGACCTGCTGAAGAAGTTCCAGACCAAGAAGACGGGGCTGAGCAGCGAGCAGACGGTGAACGTGCTCGCCCAGATCCTCAAGCGGCTCAACCCCGAGCGCAAGATGATCAGCGACAAGATGCACTTCTCCCTCAAGGAGTGA